A region from the Nocardioides exalbidus genome encodes:
- a CDS encoding DUF3073 domain-containing protein: MLLDSPGQVCEGVDPMGRGRAKAKQTKVARDLKYRTHETDFGALANELHGNGNSHPRPTEVEPDEDEWSDYADPRRRES; the protein is encoded by the coding sequence GTGCTCCTCGACAGCCCCGGCCAAGTGTGCGAGGGGGTCGACCCTATGGGGCGCGGCCGAGCGAAGGCGAAGCAGACCAAGGTCGCACGCGACCTGAAGTACCGGACTCACGAGACGGACTTCGGCGCGTTGGCGAATGAGCTGCACGGCAATGGCAATTCTCATCCCCGGCCGACCGAGGTCGAGCCGGACGAGGACGAGTGGTCGGACTATGCCGATCCTCGTCGTCGCGAGAGCTGA
- the purM gene encoding phosphoribosylformylglycinamidine cyclo-ligase: MTDQPAAPEGAYAAAGVSIEAADRAIDLMKGWVEKARRPEMIGGLGGFAGLFDASALTRYEAPLLATSTDGVGTKVAIAQLMDVHDTIGFDLVGMVVDDLVVCGAEPLFMTDYIACGRVVPERIAAIVKGIAEACVVAGCALIGGETAEHPGLLGPDDYDVAGATTGVVEASKLLGPGRVRPGDVVIAMEASGLHSNGYSLVRHVLLDRAGWTVDRQVDDFGRSLGEELLEPTRIYAKACLDLADRTETHAMSHVTGGGLAANLERVMPQELSARIDRATWTPQPVFDVVRRVGDVSQADLEATLNCGVGMVSLTAPDSVDTAISVLAGHGVRAWVAGEVTADADNGGRVLLEGQHPGW; this comes from the coding sequence TTGACCGACCAGCCCGCCGCACCTGAAGGGGCCTACGCCGCTGCCGGGGTCTCGATCGAGGCGGCCGACCGCGCGATCGACCTCATGAAGGGCTGGGTCGAGAAGGCCCGACGCCCCGAGATGATCGGCGGCCTGGGTGGCTTCGCCGGGCTCTTCGACGCCTCCGCCCTGACCCGCTACGAGGCGCCGCTGCTGGCGACCTCCACCGACGGCGTCGGCACCAAGGTCGCGATCGCGCAGCTGATGGACGTCCACGACACCATCGGCTTCGACCTCGTCGGCATGGTCGTCGACGACCTCGTCGTCTGCGGTGCCGAGCCGCTCTTCATGACCGACTACATCGCCTGCGGCCGGGTCGTCCCCGAGCGCATCGCGGCGATCGTCAAGGGCATCGCCGAGGCCTGCGTCGTCGCCGGCTGCGCGCTCATCGGCGGCGAGACCGCCGAGCACCCGGGCCTGCTCGGCCCCGACGACTACGACGTCGCCGGCGCCACGACCGGTGTGGTCGAGGCCAGCAAGCTCCTCGGGCCCGGTCGTGTCCGTCCCGGCGACGTGGTCATCGCGATGGAGGCCAGCGGCCTGCACTCCAACGGCTACTCCCTCGTGCGCCACGTGCTGCTCGACCGGGCCGGTTGGACGGTCGATCGCCAGGTCGACGACTTCGGTCGCTCCCTCGGCGAGGAGCTCCTCGAGCCCACCCGGATCTACGCCAAGGCGTGCCTCGACCTCGCCGACCGCACCGAGACCCACGCGATGTCGCACGTGACCGGCGGTGGTCTGGCGGCCAACCTCGAGCGCGTGATGCCGCAGGAGCTCTCGGCCCGCATCGACCGTGCCACGTGGACGCCGCAGCCCGTCTTCGACGTCGTACGACGCGTGGGCGACGTGTCGCAGGCCGACCTCGAGGCCACCCTCAACTGCGGCGTCGGCATGGTGTCGCTCACCGCGCCCGACTCGGTCGACACGGCGATCTCGGTGCTCGCCGGCCACGGCGTCCGGGCCTGGGTCGCCGGTGAGGTCACCGCCGATGCCGACAACGGCGGGCGCGTGCTCCTCGAGGGCCAGCACCCCGGTTGGTGA
- the purF gene encoding amidophosphoribosyltransferase, with the protein MPYQKSKPTGGDGRLTTALDPQDQGPQDACGVFGVWAPGEDVAKLTYFGLYALQHRGQESAGIAVSNGRQILVYKDMGLVSQVFDESTLDSLKGHLAIGHSRYSTTGASTWHNAQPTFRPTADGSIALGHNGNLINTAELRDMVTALPGPAGELDIKGVEGATNDTSLVTALLAHHPDTSLEQRALEVLPQLRGAYCFVWMNENTLYAARDPQGIRPLVLGRLDRGWVVASEDAALATIGASVVREVEPGEMIVIDENGLRSHKFAEPARKGCVFEYVYLARPDATINGRNVHEARVEMGRRLAREFPVDADLVMPVPESGTPAASGYAAESGIPFGQGFVKNAYVGRTFIQPSQTLRQLGIRLKLNALEHMIRGKRIVVVDDSIVRGNTQRAQVRMLREAGALEVHVRISSPPVKWPCFYGIDFATRAELIANGLDVDEIAASVGADSLGYISLEGMIEATKQPAEQLCQACFTGEYPIELPDESLLGKHLLEATLQSPTMGRALPVLNNP; encoded by the coding sequence GTGCCCTACCAGAAGAGCAAGCCGACTGGTGGCGACGGCCGCCTCACCACGGCCCTCGACCCGCAGGACCAGGGCCCGCAGGACGCCTGCGGCGTCTTCGGCGTCTGGGCCCCCGGCGAGGACGTCGCCAAGCTGACCTACTTCGGGCTCTACGCCCTGCAGCACCGCGGCCAGGAGTCGGCGGGCATCGCGGTCAGCAACGGCCGCCAGATCCTGGTCTACAAGGACATGGGGCTGGTCTCGCAGGTCTTCGACGAGTCGACGCTCGACTCGCTCAAGGGCCACCTCGCGATCGGCCACTCGCGCTACTCCACCACCGGCGCGTCGACGTGGCACAACGCGCAGCCGACCTTCCGCCCGACCGCCGACGGCTCCATCGCGCTCGGCCACAACGGCAACCTGATCAACACCGCTGAGCTCCGCGACATGGTCACCGCCCTGCCCGGCCCGGCCGGCGAGCTCGACATCAAGGGCGTCGAGGGTGCGACCAACGACACGAGCCTCGTCACCGCACTGCTGGCCCACCACCCCGACACCTCGCTCGAGCAGCGTGCGCTCGAGGTGCTGCCGCAGCTGCGCGGGGCGTACTGCTTCGTGTGGATGAACGAGAACACGCTCTACGCCGCCCGCGACCCCCAGGGCATCCGCCCGCTCGTCCTCGGTCGCCTCGACCGCGGCTGGGTCGTCGCCAGCGAGGACGCCGCACTGGCCACCATCGGCGCCAGCGTGGTCCGCGAGGTCGAGCCCGGCGAGATGATCGTCATCGACGAGAACGGCCTGCGCTCCCACAAGTTCGCCGAGCCCGCGCGCAAGGGCTGCGTGTTCGAGTACGTCTACCTCGCCCGCCCCGACGCCACCATCAACGGTCGCAACGTCCACGAGGCGCGCGTCGAGATGGGCCGCCGCCTCGCGCGCGAGTTCCCCGTCGACGCCGACCTCGTGATGCCCGTGCCCGAGTCCGGCACGCCCGCCGCGTCCGGGTACGCCGCCGAGTCCGGGATCCCGTTCGGCCAGGGCTTCGTGAAGAACGCCTACGTCGGCCGCACGTTCATCCAGCCCAGCCAGACGCTGCGCCAGCTCGGCATCCGGCTCAAGCTCAACGCCCTCGAGCACATGATCCGCGGCAAGCGCATCGTCGTGGTCGACGACTCGATCGTGCGCGGCAACACCCAGCGCGCCCAGGTGCGGATGCTCCGCGAGGCCGGCGCGCTCGAGGTGCACGTGCGGATCTCCAGCCCGCCGGTGAAGTGGCCGTGCTTCTACGGCATCGACTTCGCGACCCGCGCCGAGCTCATCGCCAACGGCCTCGACGTCGACGAGATCGCCGCGAGCGTGGGCGCCGACAGCCTCGGCTACATCTCGCTCGAGGGCATGATCGAGGCCACCAAGCAGCCGGCCGAGCAGCTCTGCCAGGCCTGCTTCACCGGCGAGTACCCCATCGAGCTCCCCGACGAGAGCCTGCTGGGCAAGCACCTGCTCGAGGCGACGCTGCAGTCGCCCACGATGGGCCGCGCGCTGCCGGTCCTCAACAACCCCTGA
- a CDS encoding NAD(P)H-binding protein — MRVLVLGATGYVGSRLVPHLLERGHEVVAASRSVPDPGRFGWDDRVEAIRCDVADPSAVAEALADVDALVYLVHSLDRTDFTDVDRNGAEVVAEAVAAAGLRRIVYLSGLVPDVAEDQLSAHISSRLEVERILLGASDDAVALRAGVVLGAGSTSFEIVRQIATLFLVQPVPTWMRSTVQPIAVSDVLRAFDDALAGEISGAVDVGGPDVLPYPDLMRACAREAGLPRLRVPAPVAPEGLVGIATALATTAPFHTVTALIESLRHDMVCRPDHTWAPATGGPLLGVEEAIGRATTRQYAGPEGALPSDPTWTRPHPLLDVVPLPASARAAARLALHRLGSLLG, encoded by the coding sequence GTGAGGGTCCTCGTCCTCGGCGCGACCGGCTACGTCGGCTCCCGCCTGGTCCCGCACCTCCTCGAGCGCGGCCACGAGGTGGTCGCCGCCTCGCGCTCGGTGCCCGACCCGGGCCGGTTCGGCTGGGACGACCGGGTGGAGGCGATCCGGTGCGACGTCGCCGACCCGTCGGCCGTGGCCGAGGCCCTGGCCGACGTGGACGCCCTCGTCTACCTCGTCCACTCGCTCGACCGCACGGACTTCACCGACGTGGACCGCAACGGTGCCGAGGTCGTCGCGGAGGCGGTGGCCGCGGCCGGGCTGCGCCGGATCGTCTACCTCTCCGGACTCGTCCCCGACGTCGCCGAGGACCAGCTCTCCGCCCACATCTCCTCGCGGCTCGAGGTCGAGCGGATCCTGCTCGGCGCCAGCGACGACGCCGTCGCCCTCCGTGCCGGGGTCGTGCTCGGCGCCGGCTCGACGTCGTTCGAGATCGTCCGGCAGATCGCGACGCTCTTCCTCGTCCAGCCGGTCCCGACCTGGATGCGGAGCACGGTCCAGCCGATCGCCGTGTCCGACGTGCTCCGCGCCTTCGACGACGCCCTCGCGGGCGAGATCAGCGGCGCCGTCGACGTCGGCGGCCCTGACGTCCTGCCCTATCCCGACCTGATGCGCGCCTGCGCCCGGGAGGCCGGGCTGCCGCGCCTCCGGGTGCCCGCCCCCGTCGCCCCCGAGGGCCTGGTCGGCATCGCCACGGCGCTCGCCACGACCGCGCCGTTCCACACCGTCACCGCGCTCATCGAGTCGTTGCGCCACGACATGGTCTGCCGCCCCGACCACACGTGGGCGCCCGCGACCGGAGGTCCGCTCCTCGGCGTCGAGGAGGCGATCGGGCGGGCGACCACACGGCAGTACGCCGGCCCCGAGGGCGCGCTGCCCTCCGACCCGACCTGGACGCGTCCGCACCCGCTCCTCGACGTCGTACCCCTCCCGGCGTCGGCGCGGGCCGCCGCCCGGCTCGCCCTCCACCGGCTCGGATCACTCCTCGGATGA
- a CDS encoding SRPBCC family protein translates to MATFHARDRSSAVLQSGRAEVWEVLTDAALIARMTPYVTRIDVEGDRWTWRMATLPVLGTSVAPTFTEVMDLEPMSRIRFTHDPDRPDEMTSVMGTYELADHDGGGTSVSIDLQIACDLPLPGLARPAVERVMAGVVKHMGAVFSRNLLQHLGEEAA, encoded by the coding sequence ATGGCGACCTTCCACGCGCGCGACCGCTCGTCCGCGGTCCTGCAGTCGGGCCGCGCCGAGGTCTGGGAGGTCCTGACCGACGCCGCGCTCATCGCGCGGATGACGCCCTACGTCACCCGCATCGACGTCGAGGGCGACCGGTGGACCTGGCGGATGGCCACGCTGCCGGTGCTCGGCACCTCGGTCGCGCCGACCTTCACCGAGGTGATGGACCTCGAGCCGATGAGCCGGATCCGCTTCACCCACGACCCCGACCGGCCCGACGAGATGACCTCGGTCATGGGCACCTACGAGCTCGCGGACCACGACGGCGGCGGGACCTCGGTGAGCATCGACCTCCAGATCGCCTGCGACCTGCCGCTGCCCGGGCTCGCCCGCCCTGCCGTCGAGCGGGTGATGGCGGGGGTCGTGAAGCACATGGGCGCGGTCTTCTCCCGCAACCTCCTCCAGCACCTGGGCGAAGAGGCCGCGTGA
- a CDS encoding dipeptidase, with translation MTVDIAARLAEVMPGLRRDLEDLVRIQSVSADPARAGEVERSAEATRDLFAAEGFDAEIVRAYDGAPPAVIAKKAGPEGAPTVLLYAHHDVQPENDHADWDSPPWEPTERGDRLYGRGAADDKAGIAAHLGAVRIFGDELPVNLVMFIEGEEEVGSDTLVDLLNAHRDRLAADVIVIADSGNWDIGEPALTTSLRGLVRMDVEVRTLTHAVHSGMWGGLVPDSIMTLSRLIASLNDDAGDVAVEGLHSGPAADVEYPEARLRAESGAAEGIEWIGTGSIVERLWTKPSISITGFDAPKVEGASNTLVPAARCRISMRIAPGDTTANAVACLQAHLEKHTPWGATLTATVVDTGEATQIDASGPAYDAARAAFAEAWDGTAPVDMGVGGSIPFIAEFLEAFPQASVLVTGVEDPDTRAHGANEGLHLAEFEKVVKAEAFLLRNLGALPR, from the coding sequence ATGACTGTCGACATCGCCGCTCGTCTCGCCGAGGTCATGCCCGGCCTCCGCCGAGACCTCGAGGACCTGGTCCGCATCCAGTCCGTCTCCGCCGACCCCGCCCGCGCCGGCGAGGTCGAGCGCAGCGCCGAGGCGACCCGCGACCTCTTCGCGGCCGAGGGGTTCGACGCCGAGATCGTGAGGGCGTACGACGGTGCGCCGCCGGCCGTGATCGCGAAGAAGGCCGGCCCCGAGGGGGCGCCCACCGTCCTCCTCTACGCCCACCACGACGTCCAGCCCGAGAACGACCACGCCGACTGGGACTCCCCGCCGTGGGAGCCGACCGAGCGCGGGGACCGGCTCTACGGGCGCGGTGCCGCCGACGACAAGGCCGGAATCGCCGCCCACCTCGGCGCCGTCCGGATCTTCGGCGACGAGCTCCCGGTCAACCTCGTGATGTTCATCGAGGGCGAGGAGGAGGTCGGCTCCGACACCCTCGTCGACCTGCTGAACGCCCACCGCGACCGCCTCGCCGCCGACGTCATCGTCATCGCCGACTCCGGCAACTGGGACATCGGCGAGCCGGCGCTCACCACGTCGCTGCGCGGCCTGGTGCGGATGGACGTCGAGGTCCGCACCCTCACCCACGCCGTGCACTCCGGCATGTGGGGCGGCCTCGTGCCCGATTCGATCATGACGCTGAGCCGCCTCATCGCCTCGCTGAACGACGACGCCGGCGACGTCGCCGTCGAGGGCCTCCACTCCGGCCCGGCCGCGGACGTGGAGTACCCGGAGGCCCGGCTCCGCGCCGAGTCCGGTGCCGCCGAGGGCATCGAGTGGATCGGCACCGGCTCGATCGTCGAGCGCCTGTGGACCAAGCCGTCGATCAGCATCACCGGCTTCGACGCGCCCAAGGTCGAGGGCGCCTCCAACACGCTCGTCCCCGCCGCCCGCTGCCGCATCTCGATGCGCATCGCGCCCGGTGACACCACCGCCAACGCCGTGGCGTGCCTCCAGGCGCACCTCGAGAAGCACACGCCCTGGGGCGCCACGCTGACCGCGACCGTCGTCGACACCGGCGAGGCCACGCAGATCGACGCCAGCGGTCCGGCGTACGACGCCGCGCGCGCCGCCTTCGCCGAGGCCTGGGACGGCACCGCTCCCGTCGACATGGGCGTCGGCGGCTCGATCCCGTTCATCGCCGAGTTCCTCGAGGCGTTCCCGCAGGCCAGCGTGCTCGTCACCGGCGTCGAGGACCCCGACACCCGCGCCCACGGGGCCAACGAGGGTCTCCACCTCGCCGAGTTCGAGAAGGTCGTCAAGGCCGAGGCGTTCCTCCTGCGCAACCTCGGCGCCCTGCCCCGCTGA
- a CDS encoding GNAT family N-acetyltransferase, producing the protein MHVSSLGFQTDLALLTSSGSVVEDRGTHLVVRSPENPSYFWGNFILLAQPPVLGGEKEVVGAFHTEFPLADHVSIGIDTADLSEESRAAFEAAGLVVDVATVLSASRVNLPRKVEGEVREVTSDEDWEGRARLSQQLYPRTSEDTFMTYARQKNAQERRLVDAGRGKRFGAFVDDTIVSTAGVFVTEDGVARYQSVETHPDHRRKGLAAAVVHAAGQHALDHLDVRRLVIVADTDGEAIGIYRRLGFNDVERQLMMEKRSGEWATLDS; encoded by the coding sequence ATGCACGTCAGCTCGCTCGGCTTCCAGACCGACCTCGCCCTCCTGACCTCGTCCGGCAGCGTGGTCGAGGACCGCGGCACCCACCTCGTCGTCCGGTCGCCGGAGAACCCGTCGTACTTCTGGGGCAACTTCATCCTGCTCGCCCAGCCGCCGGTGCTGGGCGGCGAGAAGGAGGTCGTGGGCGCCTTCCACACCGAGTTCCCGCTGGCCGACCACGTGAGCATCGGCATCGACACCGCCGACCTGTCCGAGGAGTCGCGGGCCGCCTTCGAGGCTGCCGGGCTGGTCGTCGACGTCGCCACGGTGCTCTCCGCGTCGCGCGTGAACCTCCCGCGCAAGGTGGAGGGCGAGGTACGCGAGGTCACGAGCGACGAGGACTGGGAGGGGCGGGCGCGGCTGAGCCAGCAGCTCTACCCGCGGACGTCCGAGGACACATTCATGACCTACGCCCGGCAGAAGAACGCCCAGGAGCGGCGCCTCGTCGACGCGGGTCGGGGGAAGCGGTTCGGCGCGTTCGTCGACGACACGATCGTCTCGACCGCCGGCGTCTTCGTCACCGAGGACGGCGTCGCGCGCTACCAGAGCGTCGAGACCCACCCCGACCACCGCCGCAAGGGGCTGGCCGCGGCCGTCGTCCACGCCGCGGGTCAGCACGCGCTCGACCACCTCGACGTACGCCGTCTCGTGATCGTCGCTGACACCGACGGAGAGGCCATCGGGATCTACCGACGGCTCGGTTTCAACGACGTCGAGCGCCAGCTGATGATGGAGAAGCGCAGCGGCGAGTGGGCGACCCTCGACTCGTAA
- a CDS encoding 2-hydroxyacid dehydrogenase, with the protein MKAVISSRTLADAVGPVDGVEVDVWNGEGPAPEGDVDLWVPHYATSAGVLDQAGQLRGLQVVQLQSAGYDGVLERLPAGITLCNASGVHDDATAEHAVGLVLASLRGIPEAVRSHGHWETDKMRRSLADSRVLVLGYGSIGRALAERLLPMKAVVTAVASRERQDDLVGRVRGIADLAQLLPEQDVVVALVPLSDATRGLLGAETLALLPDGALVVNVARGPVVDTDAVIAEAGRLRFALDVTDPEPLPDGHPLWDAPGVLITPHIAGGTTAMLPRIAALVRDQLRRRVAGEPLANVVSG; encoded by the coding sequence GTGAAGGCCGTCATCTCCTCCCGCACCCTCGCCGACGCGGTCGGCCCGGTCGACGGGGTCGAGGTCGACGTGTGGAACGGCGAGGGACCCGCGCCCGAGGGCGACGTCGACCTCTGGGTGCCGCACTACGCCACGAGCGCCGGCGTCCTCGACCAGGCAGGTCAGCTCCGGGGCCTGCAGGTCGTCCAGCTGCAGAGCGCCGGGTACGACGGCGTGCTGGAGCGGCTGCCCGCCGGCATCACCCTCTGCAACGCGAGCGGCGTCCACGACGACGCGACCGCCGAGCACGCGGTCGGCCTCGTGCTCGCCAGCCTGCGGGGCATCCCGGAGGCCGTGCGCAGCCACGGCCACTGGGAGACCGACAAGATGCGTCGCTCGCTGGCCGACTCCCGGGTGCTGGTCCTGGGCTACGGCTCGATCGGGCGCGCGCTCGCCGAGCGGCTCCTGCCGATGAAGGCGGTCGTCACCGCCGTCGCCTCCCGCGAGCGCCAGGACGACCTCGTCGGCCGGGTGCGCGGCATCGCCGACCTCGCGCAGCTGCTGCCCGAGCAGGACGTCGTCGTCGCGCTGGTCCCGCTCAGCGACGCGACCCGCGGCCTGCTCGGCGCCGAGACGCTCGCGCTGCTGCCCGACGGTGCGCTCGTGGTCAACGTCGCCCGCGGACCGGTCGTCGACACCGACGCGGTGATCGCGGAGGCGGGGCGCCTGCGCTTCGCGCTCGACGTCACGGACCCCGAGCCGCTGCCCGACGGCCACCCGCTCTGGGACGCCCCCGGCGTGCTCATCACGCCCCACATCGCCGGCGGCACCACGGCCATGCTGCCCCGCATCGCTGCCCTCGTCCGCGACCAGCTCCGCCGCCGCGTGGCCGGCGAGCCGCTCGCCAACGTCGTGTCTGGGTAG
- a CDS encoding sterol carrier family protein, whose protein sequence is MPARLKVLTAAELESADTKARVKHYLAVLETRAPGKSVEVRVPPFAAVQAIPGVRHTRGTPPAVVETDAETWLAVATGRTTWAEAVDSGKVAASGERTDLTPYLPLTEGTAP, encoded by the coding sequence GTGCCCGCACGCCTCAAGGTCCTCACCGCAGCCGAGCTCGAGTCCGCAGACACGAAGGCTCGTGTGAAGCACTACCTGGCGGTCCTCGAGACCCGCGCGCCCGGCAAGTCGGTCGAGGTCCGCGTCCCGCCCTTCGCCGCCGTGCAGGCCATCCCCGGCGTCCGCCACACGCGCGGCACGCCGCCGGCGGTCGTCGAGACCGACGCCGAGACGTGGCTGGCGGTCGCCACCGGACGTACGACCTGGGCCGAGGCCGTCGACTCCGGGAAGGTGGCCGCGAGCGGCGAGCGCACCGACCTGACCCCCTACCTCCCGCTGACCGAAGGAACCGCCCCGTGA
- a CDS encoding alpha/beta hydrolase — protein sequence MTAPRTEPTGARLRTTGMRRRSLLALPAAGLAAAALAACSDRPSGRVGPVADEASTERITYGEDPSQWVDLHTPGDASRGLVVVIHGGFWKAQYGADYGAPLAEDLVGRGWTAANVEYRRVGNGGGFPETLDDIHAAIGAVAARADGPVVTLGHSAGGHLATWAAARGRFDRWSGGPALTHVVSQAGVLDLRDAVAQHLGSDAALAFLGDADATTYDQADPLTQVPLDVPVWAVHASDDDVVPVEQSRTYVDAARAAGAEATLVEVTGGHFGVIDPSSDAWAACVRVLDSIA from the coding sequence GTGACGGCACCCCGGACCGAGCCGACCGGCGCCCGGCTCCGAACCACCGGCATGCGCCGTCGTTCGCTGCTCGCCCTGCCCGCCGCGGGTCTCGCGGCCGCCGCCCTGGCGGCCTGCTCCGACCGCCCGTCGGGCAGGGTGGGACCCGTGGCGGACGAAGCGAGCACCGAGCGGATCACCTACGGCGAGGACCCGAGCCAGTGGGTCGACCTGCACACGCCGGGCGATGCGAGCCGCGGGCTCGTGGTCGTCATCCACGGCGGCTTCTGGAAGGCGCAGTACGGCGCCGACTACGGCGCCCCGCTGGCCGAGGACCTCGTCGGCCGGGGCTGGACGGCCGCCAACGTGGAGTACCGCCGGGTCGGCAACGGCGGCGGCTTCCCCGAGACGCTCGACGACATCCACGCCGCCATCGGCGCGGTCGCGGCCCGCGCCGACGGCCCGGTCGTCACGCTCGGCCACTCCGCCGGTGGCCACCTCGCGACGTGGGCCGCTGCGCGCGGCCGCTTCGACCGGTGGTCCGGCGGTCCGGCCCTCACGCACGTGGTCAGCCAGGCCGGCGTGCTGGACCTGCGCGACGCCGTCGCACAGCACCTCGGCTCCGACGCCGCGCTCGCGTTCCTCGGCGACGCGGACGCGACGACGTACGACCAGGCGGACCCGCTCACCCAGGTGCCGCTCGACGTGCCGGTCTGGGCGGTCCACGCGAGCGACGACGACGTCGTGCCCGTCGAGCAGTCGAGGACGTACGTCGACGCCGCCAGGGCCGCGGGTGCGGAGGCCACGCTGGTCGAGGTCACCGGTGGCCACTTCGGCGTGATCGACCCCTCCAGCGACGCCTGGGCCGCCTGCGTGCGGGTGCTCGACTCCATCGCATAA
- a CDS encoding winged helix-turn-helix domain-containing protein, producing the protein MAESRPLGDPRVLRAIAHPVRNRILDELSASGPVRAADVARLLGIPANQASFHLRQLAKYGLVEEAPEEARDKRDRVWRAAAPAGYTVNLGTMADEPGGRAAVEVFRASQLARLHAVIDRTFVIDRPKGSGVFSTSDHTLKLTDEEAQELRKEVDDLIDSWADRTRGRDPERRTYLLLQVVQPYPDADDPADAGQ; encoded by the coding sequence ATGGCCGAGTCACGACCCCTGGGCGACCCCCGCGTGCTGCGCGCGATCGCGCACCCCGTCCGCAACCGGATCCTCGACGAGCTCTCCGCGTCCGGCCCGGTGCGGGCCGCCGACGTCGCCCGCCTGCTCGGCATCCCGGCCAACCAGGCGAGCTTCCACCTGCGCCAGCTCGCGAAGTACGGGCTGGTCGAGGAGGCCCCGGAGGAGGCCCGCGACAAGCGGGACCGGGTCTGGCGCGCGGCCGCTCCCGCCGGCTACACCGTCAACCTCGGCACGATGGCCGACGAGCCCGGCGGCCGGGCTGCCGTCGAGGTCTTCCGCGCGAGCCAGCTGGCCCGCCTGCACGCCGTCATCGACCGCACCTTCGTCATCGACCGGCCGAAGGGGAGCGGGGTCTTCTCCACCTCCGACCACACGCTCAAGCTGACCGACGAGGAGGCCCAGGAGCTTCGCAAGGAGGTCGACGACCTCATCGACTCCTGGGCCGACCGGACCCGCGGCCGCGACCCCGAGCGCCGGACGTACCTCCTCCTCCAGGTCGTCCAGCCCTACCCCGACGCGGACGACCCGGCCGACGCCGGACAGTGA
- a CDS encoding MFS transporter has protein sequence MPGYRQLAKNRDFTVLWIGDTVSELGSALSMFVFPLIAYALSGSALTAAVVEAAYLGGLCATLLPAGVLADRVDRKRLMLLSSASGCAAYASLAVAGATDRLTLPHLVGAALVSGVAAGVFNPAQMSAIRSVVATEDLPTALSQNQARQHVASLLGGPLGGALYAVTRWLPFAVDAITFAIACVTVSRVRTDLSAPHRTAEPLRQQLTEGFRFMWARPFFRTLLAWSSMTNLVTNAIFFVVVLRMVQEGVPAAQIGLVSTAAGIGGILGAMMAPSLIQRLATGRLTVLIGWMCCLPLVPLAFSASTWTACVSTFFLLLLNPVGNAGIGSYRMAVTPARLQGRVGSTSQFVSMSVMPLAPLLGGYLLEHRGGTFAIGVLVVATALLAVLLTSSRTIRSVPKPSEWAIPAEEPVLAA, from the coding sequence ATGCCCGGATACCGCCAGCTCGCGAAGAACCGCGACTTCACCGTCCTCTGGATCGGCGACACCGTCAGCGAGCTCGGCAGCGCGCTGTCGATGTTCGTCTTCCCGCTCATCGCCTACGCGCTGAGCGGCTCGGCCCTGACCGCGGCGGTCGTCGAGGCGGCCTACCTCGGCGGCCTCTGCGCCACGCTCCTGCCGGCCGGGGTCCTCGCCGACCGCGTCGACCGCAAGCGGCTGATGCTGCTGTCGAGCGCGAGCGGCTGCGCGGCGTACGCCTCCCTCGCCGTCGCCGGTGCGACCGACCGCCTCACGCTCCCGCACCTCGTCGGCGCCGCGCTGGTGTCGGGCGTCGCGGCCGGCGTCTTCAACCCGGCGCAGATGTCGGCGATCCGGTCCGTGGTCGCGACCGAGGACCTGCCGACCGCGCTCAGCCAGAACCAGGCGCGCCAGCACGTCGCCTCGCTGCTGGGCGGGCCGCTCGGGGGTGCGTTGTACGCCGTCACGCGCTGGCTGCCCTTCGCGGTCGACGCGATCACCTTCGCGATCGCCTGCGTGACCGTCAGCCGGGTGCGGACCGACCTCTCGGCCCCGCACCGGACGGCCGAGCCGCTGCGCCAGCAGCTCACCGAGGGCTTCCGCTTCATGTGGGCGCGGCCGTTCTTCCGGACCCTGCTGGCGTGGTCGTCGATGACCAACCTGGTCACCAACGCGATCTTCTTCGTGGTCGTGCTGCGGATGGTGCAGGAGGGCGTGCCGGCCGCCCAGATCGGGCTCGTCTCGACGGCCGCCGGCATCGGCGGGATCCTCGGCGCGATGATGGCGCCCAGCCTGATCCAGCGCCTGGCGACCGGGCGGCTGACCGTGCTGATCGGCTGGATGTGCTGCCTGCCGCTGGTGCCGCTCGCCTTCTCCGCCAGCACCTGGACCGCCTGCGTGAGCACGTTCTTCCTGCTGCTGCTCAACCCGGTCGGCAACGCCGGCATCGGGTCGTACCGGATGGCCGTAACACCCGCCCGCCTGCAGGGTCGCGTCGGGTCGACCAGCCAGTTCGTGTCGATGTCGGTGATGCCGCTGGCCCCGCTGCTCGGCGGCTACCTCCTCGAGCACCGGGGCGGCACCTTCGCGATCGGCGTCCTCGTCGTCGCGACCGCGCTCCTCGCCGTGCTGCTCACCTCGAGCCGGACGATCCGCTCCGTGCCGAAGCCGTCGGAGTGGGCGATCCCGGCCGAGGAGCCGGTGCTCGCTGCCTAG